The proteins below come from a single Streptomyces sp. B3I8 genomic window:
- a CDS encoding 3' terminal RNA ribose 2'-O-methyltransferase Hen1, with amino-acid sequence MFLTISTTGTPERPATDLGHLLHKHPDAAQTFSTSYGTAHVLYPEADDRRCTVALLLEVDAVALVRRGKGKGRGGAPDAALAQYVNDRPYAASSLLAVALSSVFSSALRGVCRARPERAAEPLPLRIEIPALPARGGAALVRRLFEPLGWAVTADPVALDATFPEWGDSRYVRLVLEGETLTLAQALRQLYVLLPVLDDAKHYWVSSDEVDKLLRAGEGWLPAHPEQRLIVGRYLTRRWSLARQAMERLELVRLAETDDSEVEEIDNAVAAETEEEERPTPLAVRRRDAIVAALRRHGAARVLDLGCGEGQLLRTLLRDPGFTEVVGVDVSVRALTIASRRLGLKRMGERQAARVRLLQGSLTYTDKRLKGYDAAVLSEVIEHLDLPRLPALEYAVFGAARPRTVLVTTPNVEYNVRWESLPAGHVRHGDHRFEWTRAEFRDWAAAVAERHGYAVEFEAVGPEDDEVGPPTQMAVFTQRTSTEKTDRTDRTEQGARTEQRARTGQDERNDKGEEKAA; translated from the coding sequence GTGTTCCTGACGATCAGCACCACCGGCACGCCCGAGCGCCCCGCGACCGATCTGGGCCACCTGCTGCACAAGCACCCGGACGCCGCGCAGACGTTCTCCACCTCCTACGGCACCGCGCACGTGCTCTACCCCGAGGCGGACGATCGGCGCTGCACGGTGGCGCTGCTCCTGGAGGTCGACGCGGTGGCGCTGGTCCGGCGCGGCAAGGGCAAGGGCCGCGGCGGCGCACCCGACGCCGCGCTCGCCCAGTACGTCAACGACCGCCCGTACGCCGCCTCCTCCCTCCTCGCCGTCGCCCTGAGCAGCGTCTTCTCCAGCGCCCTGCGCGGTGTGTGCAGGGCCAGGCCCGAACGCGCCGCCGAGCCGCTGCCGCTGCGCATCGAGATACCCGCGCTGCCCGCCCGCGGGGGCGCCGCGCTGGTCCGGCGGCTGTTCGAGCCGCTCGGCTGGGCCGTCACCGCGGACCCGGTGGCACTGGACGCGACGTTCCCCGAGTGGGGCGACTCCCGCTACGTGCGCCTGGTCCTGGAGGGCGAGACGCTCACCCTCGCCCAGGCGCTGCGCCAGCTCTACGTACTGCTCCCCGTCCTCGACGACGCCAAGCACTACTGGGTGTCGTCCGACGAGGTCGACAAGCTGCTGCGGGCCGGCGAGGGCTGGCTGCCCGCGCACCCGGAGCAGCGGCTGATCGTCGGCCGGTACCTCACCCGGCGCTGGTCGCTGGCCCGGCAGGCCATGGAGCGGCTGGAACTGGTGCGGCTCGCCGAGACGGACGACAGCGAGGTCGAGGAGATCGACAACGCGGTCGCGGCCGAGACCGAGGAGGAGGAGCGGCCCACCCCGCTCGCCGTGCGCCGCCGCGACGCGATCGTCGCCGCGCTCCGACGGCACGGTGCCGCCCGCGTCCTCGACCTGGGCTGCGGAGAGGGCCAGTTGCTGCGCACGCTGCTGCGGGACCCCGGCTTCACCGAGGTCGTCGGTGTCGACGTCTCGGTGCGTGCGCTCACCATCGCCTCCCGCCGGCTCGGCCTGAAGCGCATGGGGGAGCGGCAGGCCGCGCGCGTCCGGCTGCTCCAGGGCTCGCTGACGTACACCGACAAGCGGCTCAAGGGGTACGACGCCGCCGTGCTGAGCGAGGTGATCGAGCACCTGGACCTGCCCCGGCTGCCCGCCCTGGAGTACGCGGTGTTCGGCGCCGCCCGCCCCCGCACGGTCCTGGTGACGACGCCGAACGTCGAGTACAACGTCCGCTGGGAGAGCCTCCCGGCCGGGCACGTGCGCCACGGCGACCACCGCTTCGAGTGGACCCGCGCGGAGTTCCGTGACTGGGCCGCCGCGGTCGCCGAACGGCACGGCTACGCGGTCGAGTTCGAGGCGGTGGGGCCGGAGGACGACGAGGTCGGCCCGCCCACCCAGATGGCCGTCTTCACACAGCGCACCAGCACGGAGAAGACCGACCGGACCGACCGCACCGAGCAGGGCGCACGGACCGAGCAGCGCGCACGGACCGGGCAGGACGAGCGGAACGACAAGGGAGAGGAGAAGGCGGCATGA
- a CDS encoding HoxN/HupN/NixA family nickel/cobalt transporter has protein sequence MTLPARPSAHSSTTPATPGATAAPTGSFRWRREDTVRTAGLLAVILALHVVAFGVLFLLVVPEHYEVGSKAFGIGLGITAYTLGMRHAFDADHIAAIDNTTRKLMADGKRPVSVGFWFALGHSSVVVVMAALVAGGTALAGTLLNEGSRTHQTLGVVGTTVSGGFLYLIAALNLVALLGILRVFRAMRAGTYDEAELEAHLDSRGFMNRILGRLTRSVSRPGQMFPLGFLFGLGFDTATEVTLMVMAGSGAAAGLPWYAVLCLPLLFAAGMSLFDTLDGTFMNFAYQWAFANPVRKVFYNLTITGLSIAVAFLIGTIELVGVLHEKLDLTDSVTGWIAGLDLDNVGYVIAGLFVVVWALALTYWRLARVEQRWSPRTADGN, from the coding sequence ATGACCCTGCCCGCGCGCCCTTCCGCGCATTCCTCCACGACCCCCGCGACCCCCGGGGCCACCGCCGCCCCCACCGGTTCCTTCCGCTGGCGGCGCGAGGACACCGTCCGTACCGCCGGGCTGCTGGCGGTGATCCTGGCCCTGCACGTGGTGGCGTTCGGGGTGCTGTTCCTGCTGGTGGTGCCCGAGCACTACGAGGTCGGCTCCAAGGCCTTCGGCATCGGACTCGGCATCACCGCCTACACGCTGGGCATGCGGCACGCCTTCGACGCCGACCACATCGCGGCCATCGACAACACCACCCGCAAGCTCATGGCCGACGGCAAGCGCCCGGTGTCGGTCGGGTTCTGGTTCGCGCTGGGGCACTCCAGCGTGGTGGTGGTCATGGCCGCGCTGGTGGCCGGCGGCACGGCGCTCGCGGGCACGCTGCTCAACGAGGGCTCGCGCACGCACCAGACGCTCGGCGTCGTCGGCACCACCGTCTCGGGCGGCTTCCTGTATCTGATCGCCGCGCTGAACCTGGTCGCGCTGCTCGGCATCCTGCGGGTGTTCCGGGCGATGCGGGCGGGAACGTACGACGAGGCGGAGCTGGAGGCGCACCTGGACTCGCGCGGCTTCATGAACCGGATCCTGGGCCGCCTCACCCGCTCCGTCAGCCGCCCCGGGCAGATGTTCCCGCTCGGTTTCCTCTTCGGGCTCGGCTTCGACACCGCGACCGAGGTGACGCTGATGGTGATGGCGGGCAGCGGCGCGGCGGCCGGACTGCCCTGGTACGCGGTCCTGTGCCTGCCGCTGCTGTTCGCCGCCGGGATGAGCCTGTTCGACACGCTGGACGGCACGTTCATGAACTTCGCCTACCAGTGGGCGTTCGCCAACCCCGTGCGCAAGGTGTTCTACAACCTCACGATCACCGGGCTGTCGATCGCCGTCGCCTTCCTGATCGGCACGATCGAACTGGTCGGCGTCCTGCACGAGAAGCTCGACCTGACGGACTCCGTGACCGGCTGGATCGCCGGTCTGGACCTCGACAACGTCGGATACGTCATCGCCGGGCTGTTCGTGGTGGTGTGGGCACTGGCCCTCACCTACTGGCGCCTGGCCCGGGTCGAACAGCGCTGGTCACCGCGGACCGCCGACGGCAACTGA
- a CDS encoding DUF6099 family protein, whose protein sequence is MDAVRLIMQSRRALTGSEDALRITAEAWQAYALAQAIGSRLAVSGPPQLRGEALGLTELAGRGCGVLDAPPPLVSDLRAAHLTELGDARTALLELGSLLVEVAMALVALASTAGEDGAYWQCMEAIDAADESRDRVREMLRRLALTEEEKPTPWDAALG, encoded by the coding sequence ATGGACGCGGTGCGGCTCATCATGCAGAGCAGGCGTGCCCTGACCGGGAGCGAGGACGCGTTACGGATCACGGCGGAGGCGTGGCAGGCCTACGCCCTGGCGCAGGCGATCGGCAGCCGCCTCGCGGTGTCCGGCCCGCCGCAGCTCCGGGGCGAGGCGCTGGGACTGACGGAACTGGCGGGAAGGGGGTGCGGGGTCCTGGACGCCCCGCCGCCACTCGTCAGCGACCTGCGTGCCGCGCACCTCACCGAACTGGGTGACGCGCGCACCGCCCTGCTGGAGCTGGGCTCGCTCCTCGTGGAGGTGGCCATGGCTCTGGTCGCCCTCGCGAGCACGGCGGGGGAGGACGGGGCGTACTGGCAGTGCATGGAGGCGATCGACGCGGCGGACGAGTCCCGCGACCGCGTCCGGGAGATGCTCCGCCGCCTGGCCCTGACCGAAGAGGAGAAACCCACCCCCTGGGACGCGGCCCTGGGCTGA
- a CDS encoding ATP-binding protein, which yields MHAPPPPAGTRADPVPARTPATLRPHLTELNLSAYAGHRRVSLPLHRFTLLAGPSGSGKSRALEAYAALARLAAGADLAEAFPAPGTCVPRSARPDPQRRRGFRIGCTADGPVGPVRLDVAVQVEPELRLVGERLTAGGVPLLQSALRDPGRPVVQAAWHTAGAAPVTRGPLPDDRLGTALLPLRVAGGTDGQRRVLAAAEQMVVALRSVFPCDPRPERMRGPVEPGAGRLLPGCDNLADVLSRTREECGQRHALLVAAVRAGIAGTVTGLRAERDDDGRLRARVDRGDGSPATPLELLGDGELRYLAMALVLLTGPGVLEVDPVGEVPAALQSLTVLADDLDRSLDPHQTRELARLAARMCERGHIRLIGAVSDASRVAGAEGVTVVHLGA from the coding sequence ATGCACGCGCCCCCACCGCCCGCAGGCACCCGGGCCGACCCCGTCCCCGCGCGGACCCCCGCCACCCTCCGCCCCCACCTCACCGAACTCAACCTCTCCGCCTACGCCGGGCACCGCCGCGTCAGCCTCCCCCTGCACCGCTTCACCCTCCTCGCCGGGCCCAGCGGCAGTGGCAAGTCCCGCGCCCTGGAGGCCTACGCCGCGCTCGCCCGGCTCGCCGCCGGGGCCGACCTCGCCGAGGCGTTCCCGGCTCCGGGAACGTGCGTGCCCCGTTCCGCCCGCCCCGACCCCCAGCGCCGCCGCGGCTTTCGCATCGGCTGCACCGCCGACGGCCCGGTCGGCCCCGTACGTCTCGACGTGGCCGTCCAGGTCGAACCCGAACTACGCCTCGTCGGCGAACGGTTGACAGCCGGTGGAGTGCCGCTCCTGCAGTCCGCGCTGCGCGACCCCGGCCGTCCCGTGGTGCAGGCCGCCTGGCACACCGCCGGCGCCGCCCCGGTGACCAGGGGCCCGCTGCCCGACGACCGGCTCGGCACCGCTCTGCTCCCCTTGCGCGTCGCCGGGGGCACGGACGGGCAGCGCAGGGTACTGGCGGCGGCCGAGCAGATGGTGGTCGCCCTGCGCTCGGTGTTCCCCTGCGATCCGCGCCCCGAGCGGATGCGCGGCCCGGTGGAACCCGGTGCCGGCCGGCTGCTGCCCGGCTGCGACAACCTCGCCGACGTGCTGTCCCGGACCCGCGAGGAGTGCGGGCAGCGGCACGCGCTGCTGGTCGCCGCCGTCCGCGCCGGCATCGCGGGCACGGTGACCGGCCTACGGGCGGAGAGGGACGACGACGGCCGGCTACGGGCCCGCGTGGACCGCGGCGACGGCTCCCCGGCCACACCGCTGGAACTGCTCGGCGACGGCGAACTGCGTTACTTGGCCATGGCGTTGGTGCTGCTCACCGGGCCCGGAGTCCTGGAGGTGGACCCCGTCGGGGAGGTGCCGGCGGCGCTGCAGAGCCTCACCGTGCTGGCGGACGATCTCGACCGCTCCCTGGACCCGCACCAGACGAGGGAACTGGCACGGCTGGCGGCGCGCATGTGCGAGCGCGGTCACATCCGGCTGATCGGGGCGGTCTCCGACGCCTCCCGTGTGGCCGGGGCGGAGGGCGTGACGGTGGTACACCTGGGCGCGTGA
- a CDS encoding nucleotide pyrophosphohydrolase — MNLAHLQRRLVDFAAARGWWPHHTPKNLAAALSVEASELLEIFQWLTPEQSERVMADPESAHRVRDEVADVLAYLLQLCERLDVDLLTALDEKIDRNESRFPLPAPAHEPAPAPEPAPKG; from the coding sequence CTGAATCTGGCCCATTTGCAACGGCGCCTCGTGGACTTCGCGGCGGCGCGCGGCTGGTGGCCGCACCACACCCCGAAGAACCTGGCGGCCGCGCTGAGCGTGGAGGCGTCCGAGCTGCTGGAGATCTTCCAGTGGCTGACACCGGAGCAGTCGGAGCGGGTGATGGCGGACCCGGAGTCGGCGCACCGGGTGCGGGACGAGGTCGCTGACGTGCTCGCGTACCTGCTGCAACTGTGTGAGCGACTGGACGTGGACCTTCTCACGGCGCTGGACGAGAAGATCGACCGCAACGAAAGCCGCTTTCCGCTGCCCGCGCCCGCGCACGAACCGGCGCCCGCGCCGGAGCCCGCGCCGAAGGGCTGA
- the modA gene encoding molybdate ABC transporter substrate-binding protein yields the protein MIRTSRRARRRMLAGVGVAAVLVTAGACSSDSGGSDDASASGGGPAKPSGTVTVFAAASLQESFTALGKKFEKEYPGTKVTFNFGGSDSLAAGITEGAPADVFASASPKTMKTVTDAGDAAGTPSTFVRNRLEIAALPGNPDRIASLKDLTRPGLKVVLCAKTVPCGAAAQTALEASGLKLTPVSYEQDVKSALTKVELKEADAAIVYRTDVKAAGDKVEGVEFPESAEAVNDCPIVSLKHAGNTAGAKAFIALVKSAAGQKVMTTSGFLSP from the coding sequence ATGATCCGTACGTCCCGCCGTGCCCGTCGACGGATGCTCGCCGGGGTCGGTGTCGCCGCCGTGTTGGTGACGGCCGGCGCATGTTCGTCCGACTCCGGCGGCTCCGACGACGCGAGCGCCTCCGGCGGCGGCCCGGCGAAGCCCTCCGGGACCGTGACCGTGTTCGCGGCGGCCTCGCTGCAGGAGAGCTTCACCGCGCTGGGGAAGAAGTTCGAGAAGGAGTACCCGGGCACGAAGGTCACCTTCAACTTCGGCGGCAGCGACAGTCTCGCCGCCGGGATCACCGAGGGCGCCCCCGCCGACGTGTTCGCCTCGGCCAGCCCGAAGACGATGAAGACGGTGACGGACGCCGGGGACGCCGCCGGTACGCCGTCGACCTTCGTGCGGAACCGTCTGGAGATCGCCGCCCTGCCCGGCAACCCGGACAGGATCGCCTCCTTGAAGGACCTGACCAGGCCGGGGCTGAAGGTCGTGCTGTGCGCCAAGACCGTGCCGTGCGGTGCGGCCGCGCAGACCGCGCTGGAGGCGAGCGGCCTGAAACTCACCCCCGTCTCGTACGAGCAGGACGTCAAGAGCGCGCTGACCAAGGTGGAGCTGAAGGAGGCCGACGCGGCGATCGTCTACCGCACCGATGTGAAGGCGGCGGGTGACAAGGTGGAGGGCGTGGAGTTCCCCGAATCGGCCGAGGCCGTCAACGACTGTCCGATCGTCTCGTTGAAGCACGCCGGGAACACGGCCGGGGCGAAGGCGTTCATCGCCCTGGTGAAGTCGGCGGCGGGACAGAAAGTGATGACCACGTCCGGATTCCTCTCGCCGTGA
- a CDS encoding LLM class F420-dependent oxidoreductase yields the protein MDLRIFTEPQQGADYDTLLSVAKATEDLGFDAFFRSDHYLAMGDADGLPGPTDAWITLAGLARETSRIRLGTLMTAGTFRLPGVLAIQVAQVDQMSGGRVEFGLGAGWYEDEHKAYGIPFPKEKFGRLEEQLAIVTGLWATKPGETFSHHGTYYDLTDSPALPKPTQPKIPVLIGGMGATRTPRLAARYADEFNIPFASLADSERQFARVREAAKAAGRDADELTYSNALVVCVGKDDAEVARRAAAIGREVDELKENGLAGSPAEVVDRIGRFAEIGSTRFYLQVLDLSDLDHLELISSQVQSQL from the coding sequence ATGGACCTCCGCATCTTCACCGAACCCCAGCAGGGCGCCGACTACGACACCCTCCTCTCCGTCGCCAAGGCGACGGAAGACCTCGGCTTCGATGCCTTCTTCCGCTCCGACCACTACCTCGCGATGGGTGACGCCGACGGCCTCCCCGGCCCGACCGACGCCTGGATCACCCTCGCCGGCCTCGCCCGCGAGACCAGCCGCATCCGCCTCGGGACCCTCATGACCGCCGGCACCTTCCGGCTGCCCGGCGTCCTCGCCATCCAGGTCGCCCAGGTCGACCAGATGTCCGGCGGCCGCGTCGAGTTCGGTCTCGGCGCGGGCTGGTACGAGGACGAGCACAAGGCGTACGGCATCCCCTTCCCGAAGGAGAAGTTCGGCCGTCTGGAGGAGCAGCTCGCGATCGTCACCGGTCTGTGGGCCACGAAGCCCGGCGAGACGTTCAGCCACCACGGCACGTACTACGACCTCACCGACTCGCCCGCGCTGCCCAAGCCCACCCAGCCGAAGATCCCGGTGCTCATCGGCGGCATGGGCGCCACCCGGACCCCGCGTCTGGCGGCCCGGTACGCGGACGAGTTCAACATCCCCTTCGCCTCCCTCGCCGACAGCGAACGCCAGTTCGCCCGGGTCCGGGAGGCCGCGAAGGCGGCCGGCCGCGACGCCGACGAGCTGACGTACTCCAACGCGCTGGTCGTCTGCGTCGGCAAGGACGACGCCGAGGTCGCCCGCCGCGCCGCCGCGATCGGCCGCGAGGTCGACGAGCTGAAGGAGAACGGCCTGGCAGGCTCCCCGGCCGAGGTGGTCGACAGGATCGGCCGCTTCGCGGAGATCGGCTCCACCCGTTTCTACCTCCAGGTCCTGGACCTCTCCGACCTGGACCACCTGGAACTGATCTCCTCCCAGGTCCAGTCCCAGCTCTGA
- the modB gene encoding molybdate ABC transporter permease subunit: MSPSPAPAEADGGPAPSGRFRRGRPARGGRRRRTGAPLPLLLPALVGVCFLLLPLLALLIRAPWRDLPDQLTSAQVWQALRLSLLSATAATAVSLVLGVPLAWLLARTEFPGRGLLRALVTLPLVLPPVVGGVALLLALGRNGVAGRWLDEWFGITLPFTTTGVVLAEAFVAMPFLVISVEGTLRAADPRYEEAAATLGASRFTAFRRVTLPLIAPGVLAGAVLAWARALGEFGATITFAGNFPGRTQTMPLAVYLALQNDPAAAIALSLVLLAVSIAVLAGLRDRWLTAS; the protein is encoded by the coding sequence GTGAGTCCGTCACCCGCGCCCGCCGAGGCGGACGGCGGACCGGCCCCCTCCGGACGGTTCCGGCGGGGGCGCCCGGCGCGTGGTGGCCGTCGCCGTCGGACCGGCGCGCCGTTGCCGTTGCTGCTGCCCGCCCTGGTGGGCGTCTGCTTCCTGCTGCTGCCGCTGCTCGCCCTGCTGATCCGGGCCCCCTGGCGCGACCTGCCGGACCAGCTCACCAGTGCGCAGGTGTGGCAGGCGCTGCGGCTCTCGCTGCTGAGCGCGACGGCCGCGACCGCCGTCAGCCTCGTCCTGGGCGTGCCGCTGGCCTGGCTGCTGGCCCGTACCGAGTTCCCCGGGCGCGGGCTGCTGCGGGCGCTGGTGACGCTGCCGCTGGTGCTGCCGCCGGTGGTGGGCGGTGTGGCGCTGCTGCTGGCGCTCGGCCGCAACGGCGTGGCCGGGCGGTGGCTGGACGAGTGGTTCGGGATCACGCTGCCGTTCACGACGACGGGCGTGGTGCTGGCGGAGGCGTTCGTGGCGATGCCGTTCCTGGTGATCAGCGTGGAGGGCACGTTGCGGGCGGCCGACCCGCGCTACGAGGAGGCGGCCGCCACCCTGGGGGCCTCCCGTTTCACCGCGTTCCGCCGGGTCACGCTGCCGCTGATCGCGCCCGGCGTGCTGGCGGGCGCGGTGCTGGCGTGGGCGCGGGCGCTGGGCGAGTTCGGGGCGACGATCACCTTCGCCGGCAACTTCCCCGGCCGTACGCAGACGATGCCGCTCGCGGTGTACCTGGCATTGCAGAACGACCCGGCGGCGGCGATCGCGCTGAGCCTTGTGCTGCTCGCGGTGTCGATCGCGGTGCTCGCGGGACTGCGCGACCGCTGGCTGACGGCCTCATGA
- a CDS encoding cell division protein SepF, whose translation MNSHDVTDEQWEGLAQVVPLRGRDSWPSAVDHRSYDHRAYAEAETEARRRFVVLRVNVFADARDVAETLMAGVPVLLDLTNAETEVAKRVLDFSTGVVFGLTSGMHRVDKNVFLLTPPDTEVTPSHTGAARPS comes from the coding sequence GTGAACAGCCACGATGTCACCGACGAACAATGGGAGGGGCTCGCCCAGGTCGTGCCGCTGCGTGGCCGGGACTCCTGGCCGTCGGCGGTGGACCACCGCTCCTACGACCACCGGGCCTACGCCGAGGCCGAGACGGAGGCCAGGCGCAGGTTCGTCGTCCTACGGGTCAACGTGTTCGCGGACGCCCGCGACGTCGCCGAGACACTGATGGCCGGGGTCCCGGTCCTCCTCGACCTCACCAACGCGGAGACGGAGGTCGCCAAGCGCGTCCTCGACTTCAGCACGGGCGTCGTCTTCGGCCTGACCAGCGGCATGCACCGCGTGGACAAGAACGTCTTTCTGCTGACCCCGCCCGACACGGAGGTCACTCCGTCCCATACGGGGGCCGCGCGGCCGAGTTGA
- a CDS encoding metalloregulator ArsR/SmtB family transcription factor: MHLVPADRADRRTIDGHRVCDAIAAIGEPEAVRAWADRFSLLADPGRLSLLLALDRTGPLAVSDLAIATGMNDPAVSQALRLLRTAEVVAGERQGRIVRYRVIDPVMLELLKLVRTT, translated from the coding sequence ATGCATCTCGTCCCCGCCGACCGTGCGGACCGGCGCACCATCGACGGCCACCGGGTGTGCGACGCCATCGCCGCCATCGGTGAGCCGGAGGCCGTACGCGCCTGGGCCGACCGCTTCTCCCTGCTCGCCGACCCCGGTCGGCTCTCCCTCCTGCTGGCGCTGGACCGGACGGGCCCGCTCGCCGTCTCCGACCTCGCCATCGCCACCGGCATGAACGACCCGGCGGTCTCGCAGGCGCTGCGGCTGCTGCGGACGGCGGAGGTGGTGGCGGGGGAGCGGCAGGGGCGGATCGTGCGCTACCGGGTGATCGACCCGGTCATGCTGGAGCTGTTGAAACTGGTCAGAACCACCTGA